In Chryseobacterium gleum, a single genomic region encodes these proteins:
- a CDS encoding c-type cytochrome: MISWRKHYKKTLIAIGLLLSTSASFYGQDGDPKNGEKLFKANCTACHALDKQVVGPPLKGVVERVKTEGGVDKDWLHKWIKDNKALRASGDKYANEIFEKFNKTEMQVFPNLTDKDIDDILAFTTNPPAPEEKKPEATPATDATAAAPADKTTTNVVIISLLAIAALLVWILVKLRQLVKLGQSEDLAGLNETRVRSFSEMYEKFHYIGKGLLAILAILAAYGVWNWLMWIGVYKGYKPEQPIYFSHKIHAGEQKIDCQLCHSSAKYGKVSEIPSMNVCMNCHRTISEYNADHYMEPGKDKAFYDGEIQKIYAATGWDPAKQQYTGKTQPVEWTRIHNMPDFVYFNHSQHVIAGEQAIINSFNKKNPNNKIDVVCKACHGKIDTMNVVQMANDFTMGWCIECHRTTEVDMNNGYNKEYFKNLHDKLKKQYPQDGGKITVDAIGGLECGKCHY, encoded by the coding sequence ATGATTAGTTGGAGAAAGCATTATAAAAAAACGTTGATCGCGATAGGCTTATTGCTATCAACCAGTGCTTCATTTTACGGGCAAGACGGCGATCCTAAAAACGGAGAGAAACTTTTCAAAGCGAATTGTACTGCATGTCACGCGCTGGACAAACAGGTTGTAGGACCACCTTTAAAAGGGGTTGTAGAACGTGTAAAGACAGAAGGTGGTGTAGACAAAGACTGGCTTCACAAGTGGATCAAAGACAACAAAGCTCTTAGAGCTTCTGGGGATAAATACGCCAATGAGATTTTTGAAAAGTTTAATAAGACTGAAATGCAGGTCTTTCCGAATCTTACAGACAAGGATATTGACGACATTTTAGCTTTCACAACTAACCCTCCTGCTCCGGAGGAGAAAAAACCGGAAGCAACTCCTGCAACTGACGCTACTGCGGCAGCTCCTGCAGACAAAACTACTACAAACGTTGTCATCATTTCACTTTTAGCGATCGCAGCTTTACTGGTTTGGATCTTGGTAAAACTAAGACAATTGGTAAAATTGGGTCAATCTGAAGATTTAGCAGGACTTAACGAAACAAGAGTTCGTTCGTTCAGTGAAATGTATGAGAAGTTCCACTACATTGGAAAAGGTTTATTAGCAATTCTTGCTATTCTGGCCGCTTACGGAGTATGGAACTGGTTGATGTGGATTGGGGTTTACAAAGGGTACAAGCCTGAACAGCCTATCTACTTCTCTCACAAAATCCACGCTGGAGAACAGAAAATTGACTGTCAGTTATGTCACTCCAGTGCTAAATACGGAAAAGTATCTGAAATCCCTTCTATGAACGTTTGTATGAACTGTCACAGAACAATTTCTGAATACAACGCAGATCACTACATGGAGCCAGGAAAAGACAAGGCATTCTATGACGGTGAAATCCAGAAGATCTACGCTGCAACAGGTTGGGATCCTGCAAAACAACAGTACACAGGAAAAACACAACCGGTTGAATGGACAAGAATCCACAACATGCCAGACTTCGTTTACTTCAACCACTCTCAGCACGTTATTGCTGGAGAACAGGCAATCATCAATTCTTTCAACAAAAAGAATCCTAACAACAAAATTGATGTTGTATGTAAAGCTTGTCACGGTAAAATTGATACAATGAATGTTGTTCAGATGGCTAACGACTTTACTATGGGATGGTGTATCGAGTGCCACAGAACTACTGAAGTTGATATGAACAACGGTTATAATAAAGAGTACTTCAAGAATCTACATGACAAGTTGAAAAAACAATATCCACAAGATGGAGGTAAAATCACTGTAGATGCAATTGGAGGTCTTGAGTGTGGTAAATGTCATTATTAA
- a CDS encoding DUF6080 domain-containing protein: MSFIKTKIISFFKLIFPSSYTEVAVFLFFITCYGILGSYIALHYRIIFDSRIPWDAYFSFDNKSILMTGGSFERHPLSYYFFNWVREFSLFISGGKMDANFRLTLAWLSNIIISLNIIQVFKYLKNIIHLPLGLSILIILFFGAFSTNIVLSFTPENFTYTLFLLSLYNHYAAIKLKKEEKTPAVALSLAGITIGGLTITNFIKVFIPLLFEKDLFKSWKKFANAALRVVVAVICFVLLYLNRIDFKYQNIFSKTNQQYEKFSNVESMPTWDMILSFFFGGNILFPGFIMSDKHNMKGFNFKGLYMDLYSSALPYFFIAILLILISWSYFKNFRNKWVQIITISFAVDIIIHCVMRFGLHTSYIYGGHFVFVYPILLGWLFYAYRSSPKIMSFLTLTLVILFTYLLVNNIFRMTEFFWFMENYYQ, from the coding sequence GTGTCTTTTATCAAAACAAAAATCATCAGTTTTTTCAAACTGATCTTTCCTTCCTCTTATACAGAAGTGGCAGTATTTCTGTTCTTTATCACCTGTTATGGAATTCTGGGATCTTATATTGCCCTTCATTACAGGATCATTTTCGACAGCAGAATTCCCTGGGATGCATATTTCAGTTTTGATAATAAATCGATCCTGATGACCGGAGGAAGCTTTGAGAGACATCCCCTGTCCTACTATTTTTTCAACTGGGTACGAGAATTCTCATTATTCATTTCAGGAGGAAAAATGGATGCTAATTTCAGACTTACCCTGGCATGGCTGAGCAATATTATCATCTCATTGAATATTATTCAGGTTTTCAAATATTTAAAGAATATTATTCACCTTCCTTTGGGGTTAAGCATCTTGATTATTCTCTTCTTTGGAGCTTTTTCAACCAACATTGTTCTCTCTTTTACTCCGGAGAATTTCACATATACTTTATTTTTGCTTTCTCTATACAATCACTATGCAGCCATTAAATTAAAAAAAGAAGAAAAGACACCTGCTGTCGCATTATCACTCGCGGGTATTACGATCGGAGGACTTACTATAACTAATTTTATAAAGGTTTTTATCCCGCTCCTTTTTGAAAAAGATCTTTTCAAAAGCTGGAAAAAATTCGCGAATGCTGCGCTTAGGGTCGTTGTTGCTGTGATCTGTTTTGTACTTCTTTACCTGAACAGGATTGATTTTAAATACCAGAATATCTTTTCAAAAACCAATCAGCAATATGAAAAGTTCTCAAATGTAGAATCGATGCCGACATGGGATATGATTTTGTCCTTCTTTTTTGGGGGAAATATTCTTTTCCCAGGCTTTATTATGTCTGATAAACATAATATGAAGGGATTCAATTTCAAAGGGCTTTATATGGATCTTTATTCATCCGCTCTGCCTTACTTTTTTATAGCAATATTATTGATTCTGATAAGTTGGAGTTATTTTAAAAATTTCAGGAATAAATGGGTCCAGATCATCACTATTTCATTTGCAGTTGATATCATCATCCATTGTGTGATGAGGTTCGGACTTCATACTTCCTATATCTATGGGGGGCATTTTGTTTTCGTGTATCCTATCCTGTTAGGATGGCTGTTTTACGCTTACAGATCCTCACCTAAAATCATGTCATTTTTAACATTGACACTGGTGATATTATTCACTTACCTGTTGGTCAATAATATCTTTAGAATGACAGAATTTTTCTGGTTCATGGAAAATTATTATCAATAA
- a CDS encoding T9SS type A sorting domain-containing protein, with translation MKTKLLFIFLVSSIWGNAQILTETFQGTIFPPTGWTTGTNVASRPWGFTTTIFNATGQATFNITGGKSAGIGWIAQAQDAHLTSPSFSLAGTTNPVLKFKAKIGYEYMVDPNPNGDLKVEVSTDGGTTWNQVWVEENYGVYTDYETLAITVSLAQYAGQANVKFRFHYVANDADSLSIDDVEVWANGTLSTQETNAKVKDVTNIYPNPTKGEINIKTDKKIKSATVFDVSGKSLLNNSSERLDISSLPKGTYLLKVDFSDGTSKTEKVMKQ, from the coding sequence ATGAAAACAAAATTACTATTCATTTTCTTAGTCTCTTCTATATGGGGAAATGCACAGATTCTCACAGAGACTTTTCAGGGTACGATATTCCCTCCGACAGGATGGACAACAGGAACAAATGTAGCATCAAGACCTTGGGGGTTCACAACAACAATATTCAATGCAACCGGTCAGGCCACATTTAACATTACAGGTGGAAAATCTGCAGGTATCGGGTGGATTGCTCAGGCACAGGATGCCCATTTAACAAGCCCTTCCTTCAGTTTGGCAGGAACAACAAATCCGGTGTTAAAATTTAAGGCCAAAATAGGATATGAATATATGGTTGATCCTAATCCTAACGGAGACTTAAAAGTAGAAGTATCCACAGATGGGGGAACTACATGGAACCAGGTATGGGTTGAAGAAAACTATGGAGTTTATACAGATTACGAAACATTGGCTATTACGGTTAGTTTAGCTCAATACGCCGGACAGGCTAATGTAAAATTCAGATTCCATTACGTAGCTAATGATGCGGACAGCCTTTCAATAGATGATGTTGAGGTTTGGGCAAATGGCACATTATCCACTCAGGAAACAAATGCCAAAGTAAAAGACGTTACTAATATCTATCCTAACCCAACAAAAGGAGAAATAAACATCAAAACAGATAAAAAAATCAAATCTGCTACAGTATTTGATGTAAGCGGAAAATCTCTGCTCAACAATTCTTCTGAGAGACTGGATATTTCTTCACTTCCAAAAGGAACATACTTACTAAAAGTAGACTTCTCAGACGGAACTTCCAAAACGGAAAAAGTAATGAAACAATAA
- a CDS encoding protein adenylyltransferase SelO: MNIERIRQPFIENFPGDFSNNPMQRNTPKVLFATIRPAGFDKPELIAFNEALSEEIGLGKYEDKDLDFLVGNNLPENVQSYATAYAGHQFGNWAGQLGDGRAILAGEITNEKGKKTEIQWKGAGATPYSRHADGRAVLRSSVREYLMSEAMYHLGVPTTRALSLAFTGEDVMRDIMYNGNPELEKGAVVIRTAESFLRFGHFELMSAQREYNSLQELADFTIENYYPEITSTDSKKYKDFFERICTRTADLMVEWFRVGFVHGVMNTDNMSVLGLTIDYGPYSMMDEYDLNFTPNTTDLPGRRYAFGKQGQIAQWNLWQLANALHPLIKNEKFLEDTLNNFGTYFWEAHDRMLCKKFGFDQLKKEDEEFFTNWQGLMQELQLDYTLFFNQLEKINQNTNIIEHFKDISYININLNEEKIAKLEHFIRNYETRIALNSISKEASLAMMEKSNPKFILRNYLLYQCIEEISNGKRDMLEKLIKALENPYRELYPEFSAKRPSDYDDIAGCSTLSCSS; the protein is encoded by the coding sequence ATGAATATCGAACGTATCAGACAGCCATTTATTGAAAATTTTCCCGGTGATTTCTCCAACAACCCTATGCAAAGAAATACGCCAAAGGTTTTATTTGCCACTATCCGGCCTGCCGGTTTTGACAAGCCTGAACTGATCGCTTTTAACGAAGCCTTATCAGAAGAAATCGGTTTGGGAAAATATGAAGATAAAGACCTGGACTTTCTGGTTGGCAATAACCTTCCCGAAAATGTTCAATCCTATGCTACAGCTTATGCAGGCCATCAGTTCGGAAACTGGGCAGGGCAGCTTGGTGATGGAAGAGCCATTCTGGCAGGTGAGATAACTAATGAGAAAGGAAAAAAGACAGAAATCCAGTGGAAAGGTGCAGGAGCCACACCTTACTCCAGACATGCCGATGGAAGAGCAGTATTAAGATCTTCTGTCCGTGAATACCTGATGAGTGAGGCCATGTATCATTTGGGCGTTCCTACTACAAGAGCACTCAGTCTCGCTTTTACCGGAGAAGATGTAATGCGTGACATCATGTATAACGGAAATCCGGAGCTGGAAAAAGGCGCAGTAGTAATCAGAACCGCTGAAAGTTTTTTACGCTTCGGCCATTTTGAACTGATGTCTGCCCAAAGAGAATACAATAGCCTTCAGGAGCTTGCTGACTTTACCATTGAAAATTATTACCCGGAAATTACATCCACTGACAGTAAGAAGTACAAAGACTTTTTTGAAAGGATCTGCACCCGAACGGCTGATTTAATGGTTGAATGGTTCAGGGTAGGTTTTGTACACGGGGTTATGAATACAGATAATATGTCAGTGCTGGGATTAACTATTGATTACGGGCCCTATTCCATGATGGATGAATATGATTTGAATTTCACACCCAATACAACCGACCTTCCTGGAAGAAGATATGCATTTGGAAAGCAGGGACAGATTGCTCAGTGGAATCTTTGGCAGCTGGCCAACGCCCTCCATCCGTTAATTAAGAATGAAAAATTTTTAGAAGATACATTAAATAATTTCGGCACCTATTTCTGGGAAGCCCATGACAGGATGCTTTGTAAAAAATTCGGTTTTGATCAGCTTAAGAAAGAGGACGAAGAATTTTTCACCAACTGGCAGGGGTTGATGCAGGAACTCCAGTTGGATTATACTTTATTTTTCAATCAGCTGGAAAAAATAAACCAAAACACAAATATTATAGAACATTTTAAAGATATCTCTTATATTAATATTAATCTGAATGAAGAAAAGATAGCTAAACTTGAACATTTTATCCGTAATTATGAAACCAGAATAGCATTAAACTCCATTTCAAAAGAAGCCTCTTTGGCAATGATGGAAAAATCAAATCCAAAATTTATTCTGCGGAATTATCTTCTTTATCAATGTATTGAAGAGATTAGCAACGGTAAAAGAGATATGCTGGAAAAACTTATCAAAGCTCTTGAAAATCCCTACCGGGAATTATATCCTGAATTTTCTGCCAAAAGGCCATCCGACTATGATGACATTGCAGGATGCTCTACACTTTCGTGCAGTTCGTAA